CTCGCCATGAGGGTGGGATTGGGCCTAGCCCATCTACTGGGGAATTCCGGAAAAGTGGTGGTGGGAAGAGATAACCGGACTTCCAGCGAAATGCTTGAGAGCGCCCTCCTTTCCGGCCTCCTCTCCGGAGGATGTACGGTGGTGAGGGCGGGAATGATCCCTACACCCGTGCTGGCCTTCGCCACCAAGAAGTGGAAGGCAAAGGCTGGGGTGATGATTACCGCCTCCCACAATCCTCCGGAGTACAATGGCCTGAAATGCTGGGATGGGGAGGGTGCAGCCTTCACGCCCGAAAAAGAGGAGGAACTGGAAAGGGAAATGGAAGGGGCGAAGGGCGTGGAATGGGGGAGAGTGGGAAGGGTGGAGGAGAGAGATCCTGTGGCGGAATATCTGGAGTGGGCCCTGGACCGTTTCACCCCCGGGGAAAGGCATAGGGTAGTGGTGGACGGTGGAAACGGTGCGGCTTCTAGGGTGACCCCCCTCCTCCTCAGGAGGGGAGGGTGTGAAGTTTTATCCCTCAACTGTTTTCCCAGTGGGGAATTTCCGGGAAGGGATCCGGAGCCTTCTCCCGAGAGCCTTCAGGATCTTTCGAGGGTGGTGGTATCGAGTGGGGCAGAGCTTGGGTTTGCCCATGATGGTGATGCCGATAGGATAGCCGTAGTGGATGACAGGGGAAGATTCGTACATCCTGACAGGTTACTCGCTCTGGTGGCCTCCCACTTGGTGGGAAAAGGGGAAAGGATGGTGACTACCGTGGATGCTTCCACCGTGATAGAGGAATGGGTGGAAAGGAAGGGTGGGAAGGTGGTGAGGACGAAGGTAGGGGATGTGAACGTGGCTAAGACCCTCAGAGAAGTGGGGGGAAAGTTCGGTGGGGAGCCCAGCGGGGCTTGGATCTTTCCTGAGGCCCACCTAGCACCCGATGGTCCTCTAGCCACCCTCCTCATCCTCAGGATGCTGGAGGAGGAGGGAAGGAGGCTTTCTGAACTCCTGGAAGAAGTTCCCTGTTATCCCCTCCTCAGGAAAAAGGTGATGTGTGGTCAGGCGGAGAAGGGGGAGAAAATGGAGAAGTTGAAAAGGGACCATGTGAAGCTGAAGGGGGTGAAGGGAGTGGAGGAAGTGGATGGCCTCAGAATCCTTTTCGAGGAGGGAAGCTGGGTGCTGGTGAGACCTTCTGGAACTGAACCATGCTTGAGGCTAACCTGCGAGGCGAGGAAGGAGGAGGATGCCAAGAAGAGGATGGAGGAGATTCTTTCCCTTCTTTCCTGATCTATCCATTTAGGTAAAAATAAATCCGGAGGTGGAAGAGGAGAGTTGATGAAGGCAGTGGTATTGGCAGCGGGGTTGGGGAAGAGGATGCGTCCCCTCACCTTCACCCGCCCAAAGTTCCTCCTTCCGGTGGCGGGTAAGCCAGCTTTGGATCGGGTTCTGGAACTCCTCATCGATGCCTTTGACGAAGTTGGAATGGTGGTGGGATACGGAAAGGAACAAATCATGGAGAGGTATGGGGATGGTTCATCGCTGGGACTGAAGATAACCTACTTCCACCAGCAGCAGCTCTTGGGCACGGCACAGGCCGTTTCACTGGTGAGGGAATGGGTGGGAAAGGAGGATTTCTTGGTCATCAATGGGGATACCCTCACGGATGAGGCCTCCATCCGACGCCTTTTGGACCTTCATGCGGAGAAGGCTTCTTCCCCGGACTTCGGGGGGTGTTTGGCCATCTCCGAGGTGGAGGATGCAAGCCAGTATGGGGTGGTCTTTTTGGAGGGGGAGAGGGTGGTGGGGGTGGAGGAGAAGCCCAAAGTGTGTGAAGTCAAAACCGTTAATGCAGGGGTTTACATCTTCACTCCCGAAATCTTTAGGGCCATAGAGAGGACGGAGAGATCTGAGAGGGGGGAATACGAGATCACCACCTCCCTGCAGTTGCTCCTCGATGAGGGGAAGAAGATCTATGCTTCCCCCCTGAACTTTTGGGCCGATCTCGGAAGACCTTGGGACCTTTTGGTGGCCAACGAACACTTCCTGAAGAGACAGAAGGGGGAAGTCCATGGAAAGATAGAATTTGGAGTGCACATAGAGGAAAACGTCTATGTGGGGGAAGGAACTAGGATAAGATCTGGTTCTTACATAGAGGGTCCGGTTTACATAGGAAGATACTGTGATATAGGACCAAACTGTTACATAAGGCCCTGTACTTATATAGGAGATTACGTGAGGATTGGGCATGGAGTGGAGATCAAGAACAGCATCATCATGGATCATACGCACATCGCCCACCTTTCGTATGTGGGTGATTCCGTGATAGGAAGCAGGTGCAACCTTGGTGCCGGGACCACCATTGCCAACCTGCGTTTGGATGAGGCGGAGGTGGAGATGGAAGTGGAGGGAAACAGGGTGGGGACCAGGAGAAGGAAGCTCGGGACCATCATAGCCGATTATGTGAAGACGGGAGTGAACTGCATGATCAATCCCGGAGTGAAGATTGGTCCTTATTCGGCGATAGGACCTGGAGCGGTGATCTACGAGGACGTTCCCCCCAGACAGATCTTCCTCGCTAGGCCCTTCATAGAAAAGAGGAGCTGGGGAGGGGAGGCCGAGGCGGGGACTTCGGAGGAATAACTTGGAGTTCACCCCGGAGCAGTTCAAGAAACTCTTCCCCCATCTGGCGAGGGAGATGGGGAAAGAAGGTACGGTGAGGATTTCGGGGAGCAGAACGGATGAAGGGGAGGCGGAAAAAGCGGCGATGGGTGAGGGGTTTTCCCCCTCCGCGGTGGACTTCCTGCGCAGGTGTGACACGGAGAGGGAGGCTGAAGAGATCATCGATTACTTGGAGAAAAGAGGAGAGATCACGCACGAGTATGCGGAGGCACTGAGGAAGCAGCTGAAGGAAAAGGGAGTGAGGAGCTTCGGGAGCAAAAAGGAACCTGGTTATTACTTTGAGCACTTCGGTTTTCCATGATAGAACTGGGTTTAGTGGGGAAGCCCAACACGGGTAAGAGTACCTTTTTCAATGCCGTCACCCTCGCCAATGTGCCAGTGGCCAACTATCCCTTCACCACCATCGAACCCAACGTGGGAGTGGCTTACGTGAGGGGGAAATGTCCATGCGTGGAATTTGGGGTAAAATGCCATCCGAGAAACTCCACCTGCATGGGAGGAGTGAGGTACATACCCGTGAGGATAATAGATGTGGCTGGTCTGGTGAAGGGGGCGCATCAGGGAAAGGGGTTGGGGAACAGGTTCTTGGATAGCCTTCGCATGGCCTCGGCCCTGCTACACGTGGTGGATGCAGCTGGTTCCACCGATGAAAACGGAAGGCCCTGTCCCCCCGGAACCCACGATCCCCTCGAGGACCTGGCTTTCCTGGAAGAGGAAATAGATCTTTGGTTGTGCGGTATTCTGGAGAGGGGATGGAAGAAATTCACCAGGACGGTGGAGCTCAGAGGAGAAGATTTGGAAAAGGAACTTTCAAGGAGGTTGAGCGGATTGGGCATCACGGAGGAGCAGGTTTCTTTGGCCCTTCAGCGGGCACCCCTGGATCCCTCCCATCCGCTTGAGCTGGCGAGGGAGCTCAGGAAGCTGAGCAAGCCCATCATGGTGGTGGCCAACAAGGCCGACCTAGAACCAGCCCAAAGAAATGTGGAGAGGATGCGCGCGGCAGGTTATGTGGTGGTTCCCGTAAGTTCGGAGGCCGAATTGCTCCTCAGAAGGGCCGCGGTCAAGGGCCTCATCTCCTATCGTCCGGGCGATTCTTCCTTTTCCATCCTCAAACCGGAGGTCCTCACTCCAGAACAGCTCAAGGCGCTGGAGGCCGTGAAGAGATACCTAGAAAAATGGGGGAGTACGGGGGTGCAGGAATGCCTGGATACTGCCGTTTATAAGTTCCTGAATCTGATAGCGGTATATCCCGTGGAGGACGAGAACAAGCTTACGGATAAGGAAGGAAATGTTCTCCCTGATGCCTTTTTGGTTCCGCGGGGGACCACGGCCAGACAATTAGCCTATAAAATCCACACAGAGTTGGGAGAATCCTTTCTCTACGCCATAGATGCGAGAACGAAACGTAGGGTTGGGGAAGACTATCAGTTGAAGGACGGTGACGTGATAAGCATCGTGGCCGCCAAGGGTAGATAGCCTCTAGGAAGATTCGGCCTTTCCCATGGGCTCCTCCGTCTTATAACGGCGGAGGAGGAGATAAAGGCCCAAGAAGAAGAAGGCAAGGAGTAAGTAAATCAAACCCTTCAGGACCATCATCCCATCCCCAGTTCTTCCAGCAACCTCTTGCTCTTCTCCCTTCCCACCAACCTCTCCAGTTCTTCCCTCCATCCCTCCCCTTGAACCCTCAAGAGCTCCTCCACCTTCTCCGCGGTTTCGGGGCTCAAATCCCTCAGGGCCTTCCTTATCCAGTCCCTCCTCCTCACGTCTTCCGGTCTGAAAACCGCTCCCATCTTTTATCCTTCTTCCTCAGGATAGTTATTCCTTGCTGGAAGGGACTTCACCCTTCCCAGATAGGTACCATCCAAAAGGAAGGCCTCCATCTCTTCCAGGCGCACGGCGCCGCATCTGAAGAGGGGACCCAAGAGTTCTTCCGAAGAAGGTCCGTTCACGGCATACCCTCCTACCAGCTCCCCGAAGGCAGGCATCACGATGAGTTCCCTTTCGCCCTCCACCCCCTTCTTCCTTTTCGGGGGGAGGAGGGAGGTGTCCACCCTTCCCTTCAGCCAGACTGGGGCCACCAGTCTGCCCCCTAGGGAATCCCTGAACTCCACGGCAGGGTGGCTATGGGCACAAACCAGTACTCCCGCATTCCACAGCTCGGGGGAAGGCCAGGTGTGGCCATGCAGGAGTCCTACCTTTCCCACCCTTATCCCCTCAGGGTCATGTACTTTTATCCCCGGAGGTACCATCCCTTCTATGTCTCCGTCATGGTTTCCCTTCACCACTTCTACCTCCACCAGTTCCGACAACGCTTCGAAAAAGGAGGGAAGTTCGGCCCATTCCCTCCAGGTGCTGGTAGGAACGTTGTGTTTCACGTCTCCTAGGAAGATCAACTTGTCGGGTTTTTTCCTCCTTATGAGCTCCTCCAGTTTTCTTCGTGCGGAGGGAATTTGGCTGGGAAGAGAAATACCTTGTTCTGCCAGCTCCCCTTCTATCCCCAAATGGAGATCGGCCACTACCAGTACCCGCATGCCTTCGGAGGAGAGAAAGAGCGCAGGAGAGCCCACGACAGGGCAAATCTTCAAGGTCTTAGAGCTTCCAGAGCCCTAGCAGCAGGCCTAGGATGAAGCTCAGGGAAGTGTAGGGAAGGATGTCTTTAATGGTGTTTCCCGTTTTCAGGAGATTGGGTAGGTAATCCATGGCCCTTTCCAGCAGGTTTTCGACGGAGAAGGCGATGGATCCAGTCACGGCAAGAATGGCCACCAGCACCAGCAAGAGGATGATGAACTTTGCAGCCGCTTTGATCATAGCTCCCACTACTAGTCCTATCAGGAAAGGAGCAACGAGGGGAACGAGCCAGCTGGGGTCGACTCCCATCTTTTCTCTTTTCCTTCAAGGAATTTAAAAAAGTTCAGTAAGCGATTTGAAGTGGGGCGAGTTTCATTTCCCTCTTTCTTTCCCTGAGCAGTTCCCTAGCTGTCTTGAAGGCATAGTCCAAGTCGTAAACCCCTTTTCCCATCGTCTTGGCCCTGGTGAGTATCTCCTTCTCCGTCTTGTTCTTGAGCTTGCCCACTGCCAGCGCTCCTATGCCGAAGATTCTTGGGCGGAACTCCTGTAGATCGTAGTCAGGTCTCAGTCCCGCGATTCCACTCGGTGGAACGGCGTTAACATCAGCCATGATTTTCTCGCTTCCCTCCAACCTCTCCAGGGTTTGCTCGGAGACCAGCTCCACTCCGGGTGCTCCACTCGCTACCACCACGTAAGCATCCCTGAGAAGCTCGAAGGTTTTTTCTTGATCGTCCACTTGTATTCCTTCCACTTTGACACCCCACCTCTCCAGGATTTCCTGGGCGCTTTTTCTGGCCCTCTCTTCTTTTCTAGAGGTGAGGTACACTTGGAAGCCCAACCTACCT
The nucleotide sequence above comes from Candidatus Hadarchaeales archaeon. Encoded proteins:
- the glmM gene encoding phosphoglucosamine mutase; protein product: MPHLFGTSGIRGLANLEVDSTLAMRVGLGLAHLLGNSGKVVVGRDNRTSSEMLESALLSGLLSGGCTVVRAGMIPTPVLAFATKKWKAKAGVMITASHNPPEYNGLKCWDGEGAAFTPEKEEELEREMEGAKGVEWGRVGRVEERDPVAEYLEWALDRFTPGERHRVVVDGGNGAASRVTPLLLRRGGCEVLSLNCFPSGEFPGRDPEPSPESLQDLSRVVVSSGAELGFAHDGDADRIAVVDDRGRFVHPDRLLALVASHLVGKGERMVTTVDASTVIEEWVERKGGKVVRTKVGDVNVAKTLREVGGKFGGEPSGAWIFPEAHLAPDGPLATLLILRMLEEEGRRLSELLEEVPCYPLLRKKVMCGQAEKGEKMEKLKRDHVKLKGVKGVEEVDGLRILFEEGSWVLVRPSGTEPCLRLTCEARKEEDAKKRMEEILSLLS
- a CDS encoding metallophosphoesterase translates to MRVLVVADLHLGIEGELAEQGISLPSQIPSARRKLEELIRRKKPDKLIFLGDVKHNVPTSTWREWAELPSFFEALSELVEVEVVKGNHDGDIEGMVPPGIKVHDPEGIRVGKVGLLHGHTWPSPELWNAGVLVCAHSHPAVEFRDSLGGRLVAPVWLKGRVDTSLLPPKRKKGVEGERELIVMPAFGELVGGYAVNGPSSEELLGPLFRCGAVRLEEMEAFLLDGTYLGRVKSLPARNNYPEEEG
- a CDS encoding sugar phosphate nucleotidyltransferase, whose product is MKAVVLAAGLGKRMRPLTFTRPKFLLPVAGKPALDRVLELLIDAFDEVGMVVGYGKEQIMERYGDGSSLGLKITYFHQQQLLGTAQAVSLVREWVGKEDFLVINGDTLTDEASIRRLLDLHAEKASSPDFGGCLAISEVEDASQYGVVFLEGERVVGVEEKPKVCEVKTVNAGVYIFTPEIFRAIERTERSERGEYEITTSLQLLLDEGKKIYASPLNFWADLGRPWDLLVANEHFLKRQKGEVHGKIEFGVHIEENVYVGEGTRIRSGSYIEGPVYIGRYCDIGPNCYIRPCTYIGDYVRIGHGVEIKNSIIMDHTHIAHLSYVGDSVIGSRCNLGAGTTIANLRLDEAEVEMEVEGNRVGTRRRKLGTIIADYVKTGVNCMINPGVKIGPYSAIGPGAVIYEDVPPRQIFLARPFIEKRSWGGEAEAGTSEE
- a CDS encoding DUF2095 family protein; this translates as MEFTPEQFKKLFPHLAREMGKEGTVRISGSRTDEGEAEKAAMGEGFSPSAVDFLRRCDTEREAEEIIDYLEKRGEITHEYAEALRKQLKEKGVRSFGSKKEPGYYFEHFGFP
- a CDS encoding redox-regulated ATPase YchF — encoded protein: MIELGLVGKPNTGKSTFFNAVTLANVPVANYPFTTIEPNVGVAYVRGKCPCVEFGVKCHPRNSTCMGGVRYIPVRIIDVAGLVKGAHQGKGLGNRFLDSLRMASALLHVVDAAGSTDENGRPCPPGTHDPLEDLAFLEEEIDLWLCGILERGWKKFTRTVELRGEDLEKELSRRLSGLGITEEQVSLALQRAPLDPSHPLELARELRKLSKPIMVVANKADLEPAQRNVERMRAAGYVVVPVSSEAELLLRRAAVKGLISYRPGDSSFSILKPEVLTPEQLKALEAVKRYLEKWGSTGVQECLDTAVYKFLNLIAVYPVEDENKLTDKEGNVLPDAFLVPRGTTARQLAYKIHTELGESFLYAIDARTKRRVGEDYQLKDGDVISIVAAKGR